One stretch of Pseudomonas sp. NC02 DNA includes these proteins:
- a CDS encoding LLM class flavin-dependent oxidoreductase → MPREIRLNAFDMNCVGHQSPGLWAHPRDRSWQYKDLEYWTDLAKILERGKFDGLFIADVLGIYDVYNGNGDAAIRQATQVPVNDPLSLIAPMALVTEHLGFGLTASLSFEHPYPFARRLSTLDHLTKGRVGWNIVTSYLESGAKNLGQKAQTEHDARYDYAEEYLEVCYKLWEGSWEEGAVLRDRERRIFSDPSKIHEIRHVGKHFQVPGIHLCEPSPQRTPVLYQAGASSRGKQFAAEQAECVFVAAPSKVLLKKTVADIRRRAAEAGRDPKKILIFNLQTVIVGETDAKAKAKFDEYKSYVSYEGAMALISGWTGIDFSQFKPDEPLKHVHTNAIQSAVEAFSTADPNKVWTPNELADWVGIGGFGPLFVGGPETVADLLQEWVEETDVDGFNLAYALTHETFIDAVELLVPELQKRGVYKTEYAQGTLREKLFGDGARLADNHPGASYRDLSGVHKTNVGAGLLANAD, encoded by the coding sequence ATGCCTCGTGAAATCCGTTTGAATGCCTTCGACATGAACTGTGTCGGCCACCAGTCGCCGGGTCTGTGGGCCCACCCGCGTGACCGCTCATGGCAGTACAAGGACCTGGAATACTGGACCGACCTGGCAAAAATTCTCGAGCGCGGCAAGTTCGACGGCCTGTTCATCGCCGACGTGCTGGGCATCTACGACGTCTATAACGGCAACGGTGACGCAGCGATTCGCCAGGCGACCCAGGTGCCGGTCAACGACCCGCTGTCGCTGATCGCACCCATGGCGCTGGTCACCGAACACCTGGGTTTTGGCCTCACCGCTTCACTGTCCTTCGAACACCCGTACCCGTTCGCCCGGCGCCTTTCCACCCTCGACCACCTGACCAAGGGCCGCGTCGGCTGGAACATCGTCACCTCGTACCTGGAAAGCGGCGCGAAGAACCTCGGCCAGAAAGCCCAGACCGAACACGATGCGCGCTACGACTACGCCGAGGAATACCTGGAGGTTTGCTACAAGCTCTGGGAAGGCAGCTGGGAAGAGGGCGCGGTGTTACGCGACCGCGAACGGCGGATCTTCAGCGACCCGAGCAAGATCCACGAGATCCGCCACGTCGGCAAACACTTCCAGGTGCCCGGCATTCACCTGTGCGAACCGTCGCCACAACGCACGCCGGTGCTGTACCAGGCCGGGGCGTCGAGCCGTGGCAAACAGTTCGCCGCCGAACAGGCCGAATGCGTGTTCGTTGCCGCACCGTCGAAAGTGCTGCTGAAGAAAACCGTCGCTGACATCCGTCGGCGTGCGGCTGAGGCAGGCCGTGATCCGAAGAAAATCCTGATCTTCAACCTGCAGACGGTGATCGTTGGCGAGACCGATGCCAAGGCCAAGGCCAAATTCGACGAATACAAATCCTACGTCAGCTACGAAGGCGCGATGGCCCTGATCTCCGGCTGGACCGGCATCGACTTCAGCCAGTTCAAGCCCGATGAACCCCTCAAGCATGTGCATACCAACGCCATTCAATCGGCGGTGGAAGCCTTCTCCACTGCCGACCCGAACAAGGTCTGGACCCCGAATGAACTGGCAGACTGGGTCGGCATCGGCGGCTTCGGCCCGTTGTTCGTCGGCGGCCCGGAAACCGTGGCCGATCTGTTGCAGGAATGGGTTGAAGAGACCGATGTGGACGGCTTCAACCTGGCCTATGCACTGACCCACGAGACCTTTATCGACGCGGTCGAGTTGCTGGTGCCCGAGTTGCAGAAGCGCGGCGTATACAAGACCGAATATGCCCAGGGCACCCTGCGGGAGAAATTGTTTGGGGACGGCGCGCGGTTGGCGGACAACCATCCGGGGGCCAGCTATCGTGATTTGTCGGGTGTACATAAAACAAATGTGGGAGCGGGCTTGCTCGCGAATGCGGACTGA